The DNA segment ACGTTTTTCGTTCCCTTGCGCTTCTCGGCCAGCGCCGCGCCCACCGCGTGCGGGTACTGGGTGGCAATCGGGATGTAGAAGGGCAACACTTTCAGGTTCTCGGGCATGGCCCAGCCGTGCGGCGAGGTCCGCCAGTACGCCAGTGCCCGCGCAATGGGCAGGCCGAGGGTCAGGGCCGCGCCCGTATCGCGGTAGGTGGGAAACAGCCAGTCGTCGGCGGTCAGGGCGGCGGCGGTGCCCACCTGACTGGCCTCCATCCCTCCAAAGGGCGGAAAGACACCCAGGCGGCCCTGGCGGTACAGCACCCAGCCGCGCTCGTCAAAATGCCGCGCCCGGCGCATCTCGCGGTACAGGCGCAGGCGGGTTTCGGGGTCCGGCAATTCACCCGCACCTGTGCTGGTGCCGTCCGGGGCGATCAGTTGGAACATGTCCCCGGCCTGCTCGTAGGCGGCGGCAGCAGCGTCAAACGCGGCGTCGGTGGGATTGGGTTCGGGTTGAGGTTTGGGCCTTGACTGTTTTGGTTTGGACTGTTTGGATTCAGATGCGGAACGGGTCATGCAACCTCCGGTGGGGCGTGGGGACGAAGGAGAAAGGCCGCCCGGACATACTGGGGCGGCGCGCACGATAAGCGTTAAGGCGCGCGGCGCTGGTTGAGCAGGCGGCTGAGCTTGTGGGCTGTGGGCTTGGCAGGCGAGTACATCGGCAGAAAGCTCCAGTGGGAAAGACTTCGGTGCGCTCAGCCTAGCAGATGACCCCGGCGGCACCGAATGTTTCAGCGCCCACACGAGGTCAGGAAAAACAGAAAAAGAGACCCCACAGGGCCTCCTCTCAATTTCAATTTCAGATTGTCAGGATGCTCAGTCGCGTTCCAGCTTGATCTCCACGCCCTTGCCCTTGCGCTCTACCTTCAGTGAAGCCTCGTCGTCGCCCCGGCGGTAGTCGCTCTCGATCTTGTCGTTCTTGATCTTCAGCTTGGTCTGCACGTAGCCCTCGGCCTTCAGGCGCGCGGCGTAGCTGTCGTGCAGGGCGCGCAGGTCAGAGGGAGCGCTGACCACGGTCTGCCACTTGCGGGCGTTGCCCCAGGGGTTGCCGGGCTGCGTGGGCAGGGCAGGAACCGCCGCGCCCGTGCGGGCCACCACCTGGTAGAACGCCGTGGCGCTGTCCCAGGTGTTCTGCGGAACGGGGGTCACCACGATGCTCAGCGCCTGCGCCAGCCCCTGCTGACCCTTGACGTTCACGTCCGCAAAGCTGTTCTGCCCGCTCTTGAAGGTGGCGATCTGCTTCAGGTCCAGTTCGGTCTTGCTCGCCAGCGCCAGCACCTTGTTCAGGCCGTAGGGCGCGGCGATGTCGAAGGTGAAGGGATCGCCCGCCGCCGGAAACACCTTGACTGCATTGGCCTTCAGAAAGTTCGCGCCGCCCTGGTATTTGTTGGGCAGAATCAGGTCCACCTGACCGTTCGGGTCCACGTTGAACAGGTACACGTAGGCGTCCTGAGACACGCTGGCGTACAGGCGAATCCGCTCGCCGGGGGCGTAGGACGGCGTGCGTGTGCCGCTGGTGTCGCGGTCCGTCCAGACCTTGACATCCACCGTGGTCTGCACCGGATTGACGATGATGCTCTGCGCGCTGATCTTGGGTGCGGCCAGGGCTGGACCGCTGAGGCCAGCCGCCAGCGCAACGCTGAGGCCGAGGGCGATCTTGACCAGTGTTGACTTAGACAGTGTTGATTTGATGGGCAAGGGGAAAGTTTTCATACCCTGAGTGTCGGACGCGGTGATGATCCGGGGCTGACCTGCGCGGTCATCTGGCGCACACCATGTCGTGGCGGGTCAAAGGGAACGGGGCCAGACAGTGTCGTGAATGCGGCCCGGTTGCTGAAAAGTGGCTTGGCTTTCCACTGACGCGTGCCTCAGCAAAACTCTATGAATGGGTGCGGCAGATCCGCCTCTTGCCCCCGACCTACGGCCCCCGCAGACATGCGCTGGAGATTGATCCAGAATATTTGTCAAAAAAGCTGTTCAATTTTGACCGAACGGGCGGGCAAGCGTCCTCTCTACGAGCTGTAACAGTCATGGTCGTCTGTTCTGCCCAGGACAGTGAGTGAATTTCGCTGAGTATCTGGGACTGGTACAGCTCCGAAGGAGAGAATGGAAGCATCAGGAGTCTCTTTTCCTGGCGCTGTACTTCGGACAGGTGCCCTAATTCACGTCGGCAACGTCGGCCAGCAGTTCGGCCAGTTGTTCCTTGGCGCGGAAGACCCGGCTCTTGGCCGTGCCCACCGCCACACCCTGAATGCGGGCGATGTCCTCGTAGGGCATGTCCTCCACGAAGCGCAGCACCACGGCCTCGCGGTAATCGTCGGGCAGCTTCAGCAGGGCGCGCTGCACGCGGTCCTGGGCGTCGGCACTCTCGGCGGCGCGCACCGGGGAACGCGCCTCAGAGGTGACCTCGAAACCGATGTCCTCGCGCGCCTGCTCCAGACTGAAGCGCTGCAACTGCTTGCGGCGGTGGGACTCGATCTGGGTGTTGCGCGCCACCTGATACAGCCACGGCAGCACCCGCTCGCCGGGCCGGAAGGTGCGGATGCTGCGCCACGCGCGGTAAAAAACTTCCTGCGTCAGGTCCAGGGCGTCGTCGGGATTGCCCTCCAGGCGGTATAGATACCCGTACATGCGGCCCTCGTACTCCTGCACGAAGGCGTACCACGTGGCCTCGTCACCCGCCGTCAGCCGGGAAAGCAACTCCGGCGAGACGACATCAGGGGCGGCGACAGGTGGAGCGGCAGGATCGGGCGGCGAGGTCACGTCCCTCACACCATACCGTCCTGGCGGGCGGCGGCGCGTCCTCCTTCTGGACGGTGTGGCTGCGGGGGCCGCCTCCAAGCCGGGTCCAGGGCATTCGCGCTAGGATGCCGCACTGAAAGGCCCCGTGATGACTGCGACTTCAACCCCCATACCCCCCACCGACCCCGGCTTCCTTGACGCCCTGCGCCCTCTGCTGCCCGAGCTGAGCGTGGGCGCGCTGCTGGGTTTTGCCACCGCGCTGGCCGTGAAAGCCGTGGGGCGTTTTGTGCTGATCATCGTGGGCCTGCTGTTCATCGCACTGCAACTGCTGGCGTATTTCGACATCGTCACCATCAACTGGTTGCACCTGCAATCGGTGGCTGAACCCGCGCTGAAGCAGGGGGGCGAGCAGGGGGCCGCGTGGTTTCAGCGCGTGTTGCTGGCGAACCTGCCTTTCGCCGGGGCGTTCACGGCGGGCTTTTTACTGGGACTGCGAATACGGATTTAGGCGCACGCGCAGTCAGGTTCGGCGCTCACTCCCCATCTGCCGTCCCCACACCGATTGATTAGCGACGGTCCCGATACCGCCGAATCAGCGTGTTGGTGCTGCTGTCATGCTCCAGCTCTGGCTCCACACCTGCTTTCAGTTCCGGCACGATCTTCCCGGCCAGCACCTTGCCCAGTTCAACGCCCCACTGGTCAAAGGAATTGATGTTCCACACGGCCCCCTGCACGAAGACCTTGTGTTCGTACAGGGCAATCAATGCGCCCAGCGTGCGCGGCGTCAGTTTATCGGCCAGCAGGGTATTGGTGGGCCGGTTGCCGTCGAAGACGCGGTGCGGGGCCAGCGCTGGGTCCACGCCCTCGGCCAGCACGGCGTCCAGCGACTTGCCAAAGGCCAGCGCCTCGGTCTGCGCGAAAACATTGGCCATCAGCAGGTCGTGGTGGGGCGGACCATCCGGCGTGGGCAGCGGATTGAGGGTCTGGCAGAAGCCGATGAAGTCGCAGGGAATCAGCTTGGTGCCCTGGTGGATCAACTGGTAAAAGGCGTGCTGGCCATTGGTCCCCGGCTGGCCCCAGATCACCTGCCCAGTCTGGTAATCCACCGCCTGTCCGTCCAGGGTGATGTGCTTGCCGTTGCTCTCCATGTCCAGTTGTTGCAGGTAAGCCGGGAAGAATTGCAGGTACTGGTCATACGGCAGCACGGCATGGGACTGCGCATCGAAGAAATTGTTGTACCAGACGCCCAGCATCCCCATCAGCACCGGGAGATTGCTTTCCAGCGGCGCGGTGCGGAAGTGTTCGTCCATGTCATGGAATCCGGCCAGCAGTTCGGTGAAGCCGTCCGGGCCAATGGCGAGCATCAGACTCAGGCCAATGGCGCTGTCCATGCTGTAGCGCCCGCCCACCCAGTCCCAGAACCCGAACATATTGGCGGTGTCGATGCCGAATTTCTGCACGGCGTCGGCGTTGGTGGAGACGGCTACGAAATGACGGGCGACAGCAGCGTCATCGTTCAGCGCCGCCAGCAGCCACGCGCGGGCCGAGGACGCGTTCGCCATCGTCTCTTGCGTGGTGAAGGTCTTGGAACTGACGATGAACAGCGTCTCGGCAGGGTCCAGATCGCGGGTCTTTTCCACCAGATCGGTGCCGTCCACGTTGGACACGAAGCGCACGGTCAGGTCACGCTGGGCGTAGTGCTTGAGCGCCTCGTAGGCCATCACTGGGCCCAGATCGCTGCCACCGATGCCGATGTTGACGATATTTCTAATCGGCTTGCCTGTGAAGCCTGCCCACTGTCCGCCGCGCACCAAGTCGGCAAACTTCGCCATGCGGTCCAGCACTTCATGTACATCCGGCACGACATTATCTCCGTCCACCATCACGGTTGCGCCGCGTGGCTGGCGCAGAGCGGTGTGCAGCACGGCGCGATTCTCGGTGACGTTGATGCGCTGGCCCGCGAACATGGCGTCGCGTTTGACCTCTACTCCGGTTTCATGCGCCAACGCCAGCAGCAGCTCCAGGGTCTCGTCTGTCACACGGTTCTTGCTGTAATCCAGATAAAGACCCGCGCCCTCGGCATTCAGGCGTTCGCCGCGCCGGTCATCGCCTGCAAACAGGTCAGCCAGCAGGGTGTCTTTCATCATCCGGTAGTGGCTAGTTAAAGCCGTCCAGGCGGGCATTTCGGTCAGGCGGGTGGACATGGAGAACCTCCGTGGGCAGGGGTGGGGGGCGGCAGAAACAGGGCGGTCTGAAACAGTCCACCGGAGCATAGCGCCCACCTCTGGGCCGGGGCCGGGGGCGTTCAGACACCCCAACCTGGCCCCAATCCGGCGCGGACCCCCCCGCTCCCTAAACGGCCCGGCCCTGGCCTGCCGCCGCACGCGCGTCAGAGCGCTGTGCCAGGGCATTTTCTAGACTCCAGCCATGATCAGGTCCTTCGATTCAGGCAGACGGTGGAACCTCCAGAAAAGCACCGTGCTGGGCAGTCCTGAACTGCACGAGTTTCGCCCCGCCCCTCTACAGTCTCAGACCACTCCCCTTCAGTTCTGCCCCGAAAGCCTGAACCGCGCCCTGCTGGCCGAGGAAAACCGCCAGACCCTCAAGCTGGTAGGCCGCCTGCGCTGGGCCACCCAGACCGCAAAGAATTGAGCCGGACCCTGGCAACCTTTCCCCCCCCCGCCGCGTAACAGGCAGCAGAGGGGGACTTTCTTGTGGGCATCTATCTGATCTGTCTGATCGTGGGCGGCGTGCTGTTCGGGCTGTCGTTGCTGGGCGGGCATGATGTTGGTGGGCATGACCTTGCCGCAGATCATCCCGGCTCGGGCGACATCGCCTCGTGGTTCAGCCTGCGGGCACTGGTTAGCTTCGCCACGTTTTTTGGACTGGCGGGGGTGATGGGCGGGCTGATCGGGGCGTCCGTGACGGTGCAGTTCGTGATGGCGCTGGTCAGCGGACTGGCGGTGGGCGGCTTCACGGCGTATCTGTTCCGGCTGGCCCGCACGCGCGGCGAGGTCAGCGGCGGCACAGGACGGCTGGCGGGGCGCACGGGCGAGGTGCTGATCTCGCCCGCACCGGGGCGTCCGGGCCGGGTGGCCGTGACCATTTCCGGGCAGGTCACGCAACTGGCCGCCCACAGCGACGACGCCCTGCATCCCGGCGACGCGGTGATCGTGATCGGTCAGCAGGGCGGCGTGCTGGACGTGAAGCTGTGGGACGGGGCATAGGCGGCTGGACCCCGGCCCCATCTCCCCTTTGCGGCGTTACCCTGAAGCATGACCACAACCCAGTCCAGTTCCACCCCCGACACCACAGCCGAGCTATCCATGACCGAACTGCGCCGCCGTCTGGGCCAGGTTTCTGATCTGGGCGCGGCGGAGGCGCTGATGTCCTGGGAGCAGGAAACCAGCATGCCCGACGAGGCCGCCCGCGTGCGGGGCCTGCAACTGTCCACCCTGGCGGGCCTGACCCACGCGATGTTCACGGATGAAAAAACGGGTGAGCTGCTGGACGCCGCCGCGCCGCAGAACGACACTGATCAGGCCATCGTGCGCGTGGCGCGGCGTGATTTTGAGAAGGCCACCAAATTGCCCACTGAGTTCGTGGAGGAGCGGACCCGCGCCCAGAACGAGGCGCACCACGCCTGGATCGCGGCGCGGAAAGGCAGCGACTTCGCCACGTTCGCGCCGCACCTGACCCAGATGATGGAGCTGGCCCGCCGCGAGGCCGATCTGCGCGGTTACGACGAACACCCCTACGACGCGCTGCTGGACAACTACGAGCCAGGGATGCGGGCAGGGACGGTCAAGACCATCTTCGCGGACCTGCGGGACCGAACGCTACCGCTGCTCAGGCGCATCGCGGCGGCAAAGGACGCGGCGGATTACGGCGTGCTGACGCGGCCCTTTCCCGCCGAGGCGCAGAAAGCCTTCGCGTGGAAAATTGCGGGCGAGGCGTTCGGGCTGAACAGCTCCTTTGCCCGCCAGGACGAGAGCGCGCACCCCTTCATGACCAATTTCAGCCGCTCGGACCTGCGGATCACCACGCGGGTGGAACCGTACTGGCCCGCCTGCCTGTTCGGAACGTGGCACGAGACCGGGCATGCCATGTACGAGCGCGGCGTTTCCGGGCGCTGGGAGCGGACCCCGGTGTCGGGCGGCGCGAGCCTGGGCGTGCATGAAAGCCAGTCGCGGCTGTTCGAGAACCTGCTGGGCCGCAGCCTGCCGTTCTGGGAGCGCTACTTCCCACAGTTTCAGGCAGCCGCGCCGGAGGTCACCGCCGGGCTGGACGCGCAAACCCTCTACCGCACCGTCAACCGCGTCAACCCCAGCATGATCCGGGTGGAGGCCGACGAGGTGACGTACAACTTCCACATCATGCTGCGCTTTGAGCTGGAATTGGCGCTGCTGGAGGGAAACCTGAAGGTCTCGGAGCTGCCCGAGGCGTGGAATGCCAAGATGCAGGAGTACCTGGGCCTAACCCCGCCGAACGACGCGCAGGGCGTGTTGCAGGACGTGCATTGGTCCGCCGGGCTGATCGGCTATTTTCCCACCTACGCGCTGGGCAACCTGCTGAGCGTGCAATTGCTGGAGGCGGCGCAGGCGGACGCGGCGATTGCACAGGGCATTCAGAACGCCGAATACGCGCCGCTGCTGGCATGGCTGACCGAGCATGTCCACCAGTCCGGGCGCAGCCTGACGCCCACGCAGATCACCGAACAGGCCACCGGACGCCCGCTGAGCGCCGATCCATATGTGGCGTATCTGCACAGGAAGTACAGCGAGATTTACGGGCTGGACGGGGCGGAAAGCTAGACACAAGACAAGGGAACGGCCCGGAACTTAACGTCCGGGCCGTTTTCCCTCTTCCTTTCAAACTGCCTGTTTGCGCTCGGCCTGCGTGACCAGATAAGCGCGGGCCGCGCCCAGCCAGCTCTGGGCCAGCGCCGTGTTGGGGTGGCCGCGTTCGCGCAGGGCGTGGGTGCCCAGGCACAACTGGCGCTCCACGCGGCGCACGGCCAGCAGGCCGCCGTCATTTTCCACTTCGATCAGGGTGTTTAAAACGGTGGTGGGGTGAACGTACCCCACGCGGATGCTCTCGGCAATCGTGTCCAGTGCGCGCATAACTGTGGACTCCTTCCAGCCCGAGGGGCCGCGAGGGGAAGTGTTTGGGAAAATCGACTTTGGAGAAAACCTTCTGCTGATTACGACTATAGCAGATCGGCGGGCGGCTCTGCAAGAACTCTACCCCCGTATTCTGTATTGACCGTAGTGGGGAACGGTGTTACACTCCAACCAAGGCTGCCCGATTCTGCCCACAGGCAAACGCCCCCACTTGGGGCCATGCCCGCAGAAAAAGAGCAGTCCCAGGCGGCACGCCGAATCTGTTTTCCCGCGTTCAGTACGCGAAGTCCAGTCATATGGGCAGGGGCAGAGCCAGTGAGGCCAAGCCGCAGCCAAGGAGGTGACACATGAAATTGCACGAAAGACTCCGCGAACTCCGTAGCGAACGCGGGCTGCGGCTCAAAGACGTCGCCGAGACCGCCGGGATCAGCGTCCCGTACCTCAGCGATCTGGAACGTGGCCGCACCAACCCCAGCTTAGAAACCCTGCAAACCCTGGCGGCGTCCTACGCCATCACGGTTCATGATCTGCTGGAGGGCGTCGAATTTTACGGCGCGTCCACCGAGGGATCCATGCCCAAAGGACTGGCCGATCTGGTGGCCGATCCCACGCTGGGGCCGCAGATCACGCCCGACTGGGTGCAGACCCTGTCGCGCATCGAACTGCGTGGCAAGCGCCCGCGCGACAAGGGCGACTGGTACGAGATTTACCTGCACCTCAAGCGCATCCTGAATTAAGGTTGAGGGTGCAAGGAAAGAAGGCCGGAGACGTGGTTCTCTGGCCTTTCTTCTTTGAGTGCATGAAGATAACAGGGACCAGCGCGCAGAAGTATGCATGTTAGTATGCGTCTATGACATACGATACGACGCAGCGCATCACCGCCAGTTTGCCGCCACATCTTGCCACCTTCATCGACGATTATCAGCAACGCACCGGCACCAGCAAGAGCGAGATCATTGCGCTGGGACTGCGGGCCTTGCAGGAACAATTGCTGGCCCAGGAATACGCCGAATACGCCCGCTCTGGCGAGTTCGTTGATCTTGAGACGGGCGACGGGCTGGAAACGGGCGAGGGCGAGAAGCTGTGGCGTTAGAGCAGTTCTCCGAATTATGCCACCGGAATAAAAGACTTCCGGTGACTCCATTCTGCGTCCTACTCGACAAAAGTCACTCGCTCCGCTCAGTCGTAAAAATGGTCTTTTTATGACAACTGCTGTAGGGCTGATCCGGCGCGGCGACATTTTTCTGGTGGATTTCTCGCCAGCCCGCAGCAACGAGGCCGACTTTACCCGTCCTGCGGTGGTGGTCACGAACAACGCTTCCAACGCGCAGAATGTCGTGATTACGGTGGTGCCGCTGACCAGCAACACCGCGCGGGTATATAGCTTTCAACTGCTTCTGCCTAATGAACGCACTGATCTAGATGCCGACAGTAAAGCGCAGGTGGAGCAGCTTCGCAGTGTGGCCCTCAGCCGCGTATTGCGCCGTCTGGGCCACATTCCCGAAGATCTGATGCGCGAATTGGACAGCAGGATTCGGCTGCATCTGGGGCTGTAATTTTGCCCTTGCTCTAGTTTGGGCGGAGAGCGAAGTAGGAGCCTGGAGAGGAGTTGCACTGACTACCCCTCAACCCACCCGCACCCCACCCCTAGCCAGCAACAACGTCCCCGCACCCCACGCCCCCCCAATCAGCGCCAATCCAAAGGCCAGCGGCGGCTCGCTGAGGCTGGCGGCCACGGCGCTGAGGCCCAGCATCGCCCCCACCGCGTCGGGCACTGGCAGGCGCAGGCGGCGGGCCAGGGTGCGGCCCAGGTCATAGGCGCTGACGCTGAGGCCCACGGCCAGGATCACCACGGCCAGCGCGGCGGCCACCAGGGCAGGCCCCAGCAGCCCGGCCAGGGCCAGGGCCAGCGCGGGGCCACCCAGCGCAGTCAGCGCCAGCACGCCCAGCGCCAGCGTCCGCATGGGGGCGTGGCGCTGGCGGCGGGCCAGCGTGGGGGCCAGCCCCGCCACGAACAGCAGCAACAATGCGCCCCCGGTCAGCGTGACGAAAATCTGAGGCCACGCGGCACTGCCCAGCCACCTCAGCAGCGGCCTGAAGGCAGCGGCGGTGGCCATCCCGATGCCCTGTGGCGGGGCCGTTTCCAGCGCGGCCAGATCGCCGGGGGCGTGGCCCAGCAGCGCATTCACGCGCCCGCTGACCTGTGCCCCCGGCTCACGTCGCACGTCGCCCAGCAGCGTGACCACCTCACCGTTGACCCGCGCGCCCGCTTCCAGGCGGATATGCCCGCCCACCGCGATCACATTGCCGTCCACCGGCCCGCTGACCACGATGTTCTGCCCGAAACGCACGTCCCCATGAACGGCCACGCTGTACAGCGCGGGCAGGGTCAGCACCGCGCTGAGGGCAAAGGCCCCCGCCCCGAACCGTTGCATGACTGGGCCGGGCCGCCAACTGACCAGCGCACTGGTGAGCAACAGCAGCGCCAGCCCCACCCCGGCCAGCGGCGACACCTGGGCCAATAGGGTCCGCAACACCAGCGCCCCGGCGGCCAGATTGGGCCACACCGTGGTCACGGCCAGCAGGGTCAGCCCGGCCATCAATGCCACCACCAGCGCCAGCGGGGCCGGGTTGTGCCGGGGCTTGAGGGGAGCCAGGAAGCCGTTTGCGGCGGGTGAAATGGGGGCGAGGCTGGGGAGAGGTGCTAGGACGCTCTCCGCTTCCGGCTGGGCGATGCGGGCCACCACTGCCCCGGCCACCGAACGCGGCAGCACAGGCGCAGGCGTGCCCACCCGCCCGGCCCACGCGATGTCAGAGGCGACGGCGGCGGCCACGCTGGACGGAATGGGAGGCGTCATCAGTTGCCGCGCCGCCCGGATGTCGCCCACCACACCCGCCGCAAGACTGTAGGGAAGTGTTGGGATGGATTGGGCTTGCAGATGACGGGCAGCAGCGATGTCTGCTGTCACAGCGTCCGCCAACGAATGCGGCAGCTCTGGCTGAGATGCGCTTAGGCGTACGCTCCAAGCCACTTCTGCGGCCACATCCTGCGCGCAACTGGCAGGCAGACCGGGCGGTGGCAAAGCGCTCAGATAGGCGGTAGTCGCTGCCAGCCGCAGCCGCCAGCGCGCCACCTCTTCCTGATTGGGCAACGCGTGCAATGCCTCGGTTTCTTCGGGGGTCAGCTCACCCTCAGCCTCGCGGTGGAGCAACTCCAGCCAGTCGGACGGGTCAGCCATTGACCCCTCGCCCCGGTTGTGTCGCTCCATGCCCATATTGTTCCCCTACGATAGAGGATTCCCGAAAGTTCCCGGCGGCTGTCTAGGGTGACTGCATATCAGGGGGCCGGTGGGGCAGAGTAATCACCACTCTTGCCGCCCGTCTTGCTCAGCAACCGGATGCCCGTAATTTCCAGCGCCTTGCTGGCGGCTTTCAGCATGTCGTACACGTTCAGGGCGGCGACGCTGGCGGCGGTCAGGGCCTCCATCTCTACTCCCGTGGGGGCGGTAGTTCGGACGGTGGCCGTGATGTACACGCCCGCGTCTTCCAGCGTGACCTGCACGTCCGCGCCCGTTACAGGGATCGGGTGGCACAGCAGGATCAGGTCCGCCGTGCGCTTGCTGCCCGCCAGCCCCGCCAGCCGCGCCACGGTCAGCGGATCACCCTTGGGGTTGGTCCCGGCCTCCAGCGCCGCGCGGGCCTCTGCGGGCAGGCGCACCCAGGCTTCGGCGGTGGCGGTGCGGGTGGTGGCGGCCTTGTCGGTCACGTCCACCATGCGCGGCAGACCATCACGGAAGTGGGTCAACTCGGGAGTTGCAGGGTCCGCCATGCTCATTCCTCCGGCAGATTCAGGTCACGCAGTGCGGCGAACGGGGTCTGCTTGGCGTGGCTACTGCCCAGGGGAATGCCCAGATCATCGTCGATTTCCTCCACTGGAACTGCCGCCATATGCTCGCAGGGACCATCGTTCAGGTCATGACCGCAGACCTGGCACAGCCCCTTGCATTCGGGATCGTGGACCACGCTCAGGGGCGCGGACATCAGCGTCATCTCGGCCAGATAGCCGCTGAGATCCAGGGTGGAATCGCCAAAAACCAGCACTTCCTCGCCGGTTTCGGCTTCCTCCAGATACGGCGCGTCGGCAGACGGCTCGTAACGCATTAACGTGCCCAGCGTGAGTTCCAGCGGCACCTCTACCTCGCGCAGGCAGCGGGCGCAGTCCATCGTGATGGTGGGTTCAAAGCTGCCTTGCAGGTACATCTCGCTGCCGCTCAGCGAGTTGACGCTGATCTCGTAGGGCGCGGGTTCGGTGAAGGTCAGGGTCTGCGGTTTGCCGCCCTGCTCGTAGTTCAGGTGGTCAAGTTCGCCCTCGGCATGCGCGTCCTCGGAGGACCGCATCAGAGAACCCAGGTGAATCAGGGGAGAATCGCTCATCCTTTAATAATAGGGCGCGTGGGGTCCGGCAACCGCGTTCCACGCACGGTAGGACCGTAAGCAAAGCGGCCTACGAAACGGCGGGGGCAGGG comes from the Deinococcus sp. AJ005 genome and includes:
- a CDS encoding DUF4384 domain-containing protein codes for the protein MKTFPLPIKSTLSKSTLVKIALGLSVALAAGLSGPALAAPKISAQSIIVNPVQTTVDVKVWTDRDTSGTRTPSYAPGERIRLYASVSQDAYVYLFNVDPNGQVDLILPNKYQGGANFLKANAVKVFPAAGDPFTFDIAAPYGLNKVLALASKTELDLKQIATFKSGQNSFADVNVKGQQGLAQALSIVVTPVPQNTWDSATAFYQVVARTGAAVPALPTQPGNPWGNARKWQTVVSAPSDLRALHDSYAARLKAEGYVQTKLKIKNDKIESDYRRGDDEASLKVERKGKGVEIKLERD
- a CDS encoding sigma-70 family RNA polymerase sigma factor; the encoded protein is MTSPPDPAAPPVAAPDVVSPELLSRLTAGDEATWYAFVQEYEGRMYGYLYRLEGNPDDALDLTQEVFYRAWRSIRTFRPGERVLPWLYQVARNTQIESHRRKQLQRFSLEQAREDIGFEVTSEARSPVRAAESADAQDRVQRALLKLPDDYREAVVLRFVEDMPYEDIARIQGVAVGTAKSRVFRAKEQLAELLADVADVN
- a CDS encoding FUN14 domain-containing protein, whose amino-acid sequence is MTATSTPIPPTDPGFLDALRPLLPELSVGALLGFATALAVKAVGRFVLIIVGLLFIALQLLAYFDIVTINWLHLQSVAEPALKQGGEQGAAWFQRVLLANLPFAGAFTAGFLLGLRIRI
- the pgi gene encoding glucose-6-phosphate isomerase; the encoded protein is MSTRLTEMPAWTALTSHYRMMKDTLLADLFAGDDRRGERLNAEGAGLYLDYSKNRVTDETLELLLALAHETGVEVKRDAMFAGQRINVTENRAVLHTALRQPRGATVMVDGDNVVPDVHEVLDRMAKFADLVRGGQWAGFTGKPIRNIVNIGIGGSDLGPVMAYEALKHYAQRDLTVRFVSNVDGTDLVEKTRDLDPAETLFIVSSKTFTTQETMANASSARAWLLAALNDDAAVARHFVAVSTNADAVQKFGIDTANMFGFWDWVGGRYSMDSAIGLSLMLAIGPDGFTELLAGFHDMDEHFRTAPLESNLPVLMGMLGVWYNNFFDAQSHAVLPYDQYLQFFPAYLQQLDMESNGKHITLDGQAVDYQTGQVIWGQPGTNGQHAFYQLIHQGTKLIPCDFIGFCQTLNPLPTPDGPPHHDLLMANVFAQTEALAFGKSLDAVLAEGVDPALAPHRVFDGNRPTNTLLADKLTPRTLGALIALYEHKVFVQGAVWNINSFDQWGVELGKVLAGKIVPELKAGVEPELEHDSSTNTLIRRYRDRR
- a CDS encoding NfeD family protein, producing the protein MGIYLICLIVGGVLFGLSLLGGHDVGGHDLAADHPGSGDIASWFSLRALVSFATFFGLAGVMGGLIGASVTVQFVMALVSGLAVGGFTAYLFRLARTRGEVSGGTGRLAGRTGEVLISPAPGRPGRVAVTISGQVTQLAAHSDDALHPGDAVIVIGQQGGVLDVKLWDGA
- a CDS encoding carboxypeptidase M32; this translates as MTTTQSSSTPDTTAELSMTELRRRLGQVSDLGAAEALMSWEQETSMPDEAARVRGLQLSTLAGLTHAMFTDEKTGELLDAAAPQNDTDQAIVRVARRDFEKATKLPTEFVEERTRAQNEAHHAWIAARKGSDFATFAPHLTQMMELARREADLRGYDEHPYDALLDNYEPGMRAGTVKTIFADLRDRTLPLLRRIAAAKDAADYGVLTRPFPAEAQKAFAWKIAGEAFGLNSSFARQDESAHPFMTNFSRSDLRITTRVEPYWPACLFGTWHETGHAMYERGVSGRWERTPVSGGASLGVHESQSRLFENLLGRSLPFWERYFPQFQAAAPEVTAGLDAQTLYRTVNRVNPSMIRVEADEVTYNFHIMLRFELELALLEGNLKVSELPEAWNAKMQEYLGLTPPNDAQGVLQDVHWSAGLIGYFPTYALGNLLSVQLLEAAQADAAIAQGIQNAEYAPLLAWLTEHVHQSGRSLTPTQITEQATGRPLSADPYVAYLHRKYSEIYGLDGAES
- a CDS encoding helix-turn-helix domain-containing protein: MKLHERLRELRSERGLRLKDVAETAGISVPYLSDLERGRTNPSLETLQTLAASYAITVHDLLEGVEFYGASTEGSMPKGLADLVADPTLGPQITPDWVQTLSRIELRGKRPRDKGDWYEIYLHLKRILN
- a CDS encoding type II toxin-antitoxin system PemK/MazF family toxin, which encodes MTTAVGLIRRGDIFLVDFSPARSNEADFTRPAVVVTNNASNAQNVVITVVPLTSNTARVYSFQLLLPNERTDLDADSKAQVEQLRSVALSRVLRRLGHIPEDLMRELDSRIRLHLGL
- a CDS encoding polymer-forming cytoskeletal protein; its protein translation is MERHNRGEGSMADPSDWLELLHREAEGELTPEETEALHALPNQEEVARWRLRLAATTAYLSALPPPGLPASCAQDVAAEVAWSVRLSASQPELPHSLADAVTADIAAARHLQAQSIPTLPYSLAAGVVGDIRAARQLMTPPIPSSVAAAVASDIAWAGRVGTPAPVLPRSVAGAVVARIAQPEAESVLAPLPSLAPISPAANGFLAPLKPRHNPAPLALVVALMAGLTLLAVTTVWPNLAAGALVLRTLLAQVSPLAGVGLALLLLTSALVSWRPGPVMQRFGAGAFALSAVLTLPALYSVAVHGDVRFGQNIVVSGPVDGNVIAVGGHIRLEAGARVNGEVVTLLGDVRREPGAQVSGRVNALLGHAPGDLAALETAPPQGIGMATAAAFRPLLRWLGSAAWPQIFVTLTGGALLLLFVAGLAPTLARRQRHAPMRTLALGVLALTALGGPALALALAGLLGPALVAAALAVVILAVGLSVSAYDLGRTLARRLRLPVPDAVGAMLGLSAVAASLSEPPLAFGLALIGGAWGAGTLLLARGGVRVG
- the moaC gene encoding cyclic pyranopterin monophosphate synthase MoaC, which gives rise to MADPATPELTHFRDGLPRMVDVTDKAATTRTATAEAWVRLPAEARAALEAGTNPKGDPLTVARLAGLAGSKRTADLILLCHPIPVTGADVQVTLEDAGVYITATVRTTAPTGVEMEALTAASVAALNVYDMLKAASKALEITGIRLLSKTGGKSGDYSAPPAP